The DNA window TATCCAAATAAAATCAAAGCGGGTCAAACCATAACCACTCCCGTTTCGACACTGAATATTTTCCCTACCATTTTGGATTATGCGGGACTAAAATCGATACCTACCGATGGCTATTCCCTAAAAGCTGTTATGGAAGGAACTGGCTCGCCAAAATACGATTTTGCTGTCTCGGAATGGCAATGGAAAAATGAAAATGTCCCATCGATAATGATACGAACTGAAGAATGGAAATTGATGACGACGCATCGCAAAGACGGAAAAAATATTGAAGCTTTATACGATTTAAAAAAGGATCCATTCGAAATGAATAACCTTTTAGGCTCAAACCCCGAACGATTCAAATATAAAGAAAGAGCGGAAATACTTCGGTCGAAATTAGTGGGGTATTTAAAAGATGTCAATTCTCCTTTGGTCAAAGGAATTGAAGAAAGAGTGTTAATTCGGTAATTACATCCATAAAATACTATTTCTGGTTTGGATTGATGGCAATGCGATCGTTGACAGCTTTTGCTTAAAAAACCTACTGTGCCATTTTCTAAAAATTCCACTGTGCTTCGGTAATCATTCAGTAGAGTAAGCTATCAAATGCTCTGCTGTTCCCAGAATATGCCATACAACAAAAGCTCGATTGGGTTGTAATGAATTCCTAGTTGCTCTTCAAATAGAGACAATTTCAAAATCTGCACAGCAAATTCCTTTTTCAGAGTCTCAATTCTGGAAAGGTGTTCCTGATGGTTCAGCAGTGGCCATAATTGATTTTTTAGAGTTGATAAAAAAGAGCAAACCACAGAAAATTATTGTACCACCCTGGGCTCGGGCGCAAAAGCATTTTGACATAGAACTTCCGCAATCGGACTTGATAAAAAGTTTCGATTATAGGCCTAAAAATGGCAATCTGATACTAAAATCGTTATTATTTTCGATCCGTTAATTTTATTAATTAATTATTAATGTAAAATTATGTGTACGCCATTATTTTTGTTTTCAAATCTAGAATAATGAAAAAGAAAATAGGACTCGAAATACTAAACCAATCCTATGTCCCAGCGGTTTTTAAGGACCTATCTTGGCACAATATGAAAGGGCATAAAAACTTGTGATTTCGATGGAAATAGTGTCCATAAATAAAATTGAAAAAAGTTAAGTGAAGCAAATCGAAAGCCTGATTAAATCATTTTAAAAATATAGCGATAGAAAAGCAAAACACAATCGACTAAAAAAAAAGAGAATACGAAATGAAGTCAACCAAAATTTTGAGTATAGCCATTATTCTTGCTGCATTTGTTGGCTTGCAAAATGGGCGTGCTCAAATAGCAGCAGGACATAAAAAACCAAATGTCATCATCATCCTAACCGATGATATGGGCTATGGCGAAATCTCTTGTTATAATAAAAATCAAATACAAACTCCCAATATTGATCGTCTCGCCAACGAAGGCGTTCGATTTACTGATTTTTACGTTCCTACACCGTATTGCGCGCCGTCGAGAGCCAGTTTACTTACCGGCAGATTTCCGCTGCGACACGGTATGGTCGAAAACCCAGCTCCCGATGCCAACATCAACGACATCGGATTGAATTCGACGGAAGTTACTTTGGGAGAAGCTTTTCAAGAAGCGGATTACAAAACCAAATGCATCGGCAAATGGCATTTGGGGCACAAACCAGAGTTCAGCCCTTTGAAACACGGCTTCGACGAGTATTATGGTATGCTGTATTCGAACGATATGCGCCCCGTGCAACTCATTGAAAACAATGAAATTGTCGAAAAAACAGTCGATCAGCGCCAGCTTACGCAAAAATACACCTCAAAAGCATTGGAGTTTATCGACCGAAATCAAAAATCGCCTTTCTTTTTGTATTTGGCTCAAGCGATGCCGCATAAACCTTTAGCTGCTTCGGCTCCGTTTTTTACAGACGGAAATTCAAAAGAATTGTACGAAAGTGTCATTCGAGAATTGGATTGGTCTACCGGCGAAATCATCAATAAATTGGCTAAATTGGGTATTTTAGAAAATACAATTCTTATCTTTATGTCGGACAATGGACCTTGGTATGGCGGCAATACAGGAGGATTCAAAGGGATGAAAGCCAACAATTGGGAAGGCGGAATTCGAGTGCCATTTATAGCGCGATATCCAAAAGCGCTACCGCAAGGAAAAACGATCAGCACAGCCTGCTCGTCTCTAGATATTTTTCCGACTTTGATGGCATTAACCCAAACTAAAACCAATCCTTCTATAAAATTAGACGGTCAAAATATACTGAACATCGCCACAGGAAAATCCAATTCGCACGCGCCTATTTTCTCAATGAAAGACACTAAAATAAGAACGATTCGGGATGGAAAATGGAAGTTGTTTTTATCAAAACCCGATTATTTTAAGGAAATTGATTCGGAAAAATGGATCGACAAAAGAGCACCGGACGGAACGACAATCCTTGCTCCTTTTCAACAAGCCACTCCAACAGATTATCCCGGAGCAAAACCAATTCAAATGGAAGGAGAAATGCTTTTGTTTGACCTCGAAAAAGACCCTTTCGAAAGCACTAATCTAATCGATAAATTTCCGGAAATTAAAGAAAATTTGATTCGGAAGTACAATGCCTTTTTAAATACAATGCCAAAACTATAAACAGAAACCAAAAGATAATAACACCCAGAAATATGAAATCAGTACGCACTTATTGGAAAACTTTGCTGTTGGCTACTTTTTTACTTTTAGTAGCAAAAAACTATGCCCAAACCACGCAAAAACCCAATCTACTATTTATTATTACCGATCAGCAACGCTACGATGCAATGAGTATCGCAGGCAATACTATTTTGAAAACCCCCAACCTAGATCGACTAGCCAAACAAGGGGCACGTTTCAAAAATGCCTATACACCTTGTGCCGTTTGTGGCCCGGCTCGCGCTTCCATTTTGACCGGTCGTACTGTCGAAAACCACGGAATTTTAACGAATACCGAAGCCGATTCGGCAACACCCCAATCGGCGACTATAATGCCGCAAAAAACCTTCGACCAAATATTGACGGAACAATTTGGCTACAAAGCTGAATATTATGGCAAATGGCACGCACCTGAATTTGCTGCCAATTGCTATACCAATCCAATAAAAGTGTCAAAAAGTGGCCGTTCGATTTTTGGTTCTAATGGAGATATTCGATTTTATAAGGACAATTATTTAGACCTTGTTTTTCCAAAACCGGCTATAACATCGCTAAAACCAAACGAATTGTACGACACCTTTACCGAACGCCCTTATGTGCCAAATATTTTAGATAAACGCTATGGAAAAACTCAAGCACAAGTTGATGCTTCGGGTACCGTTTATGCCCAACCCGATCTGCACGGCGTAATAACCATTCCCGATGAGCAATCCCTAACGGCCTTCAGAGCAAGGCAAACTATGGAAGCGCTAGAACGTTTGAAAAACACTAATTTTAGTATTACAGCCTCTTTTCATATTCCACACGCTCCAATGTTGCCGAGCAAGTATTATTCCGATATGTATCCCATTAGCGGCTTGACGGCGCCCGTTAGTATTTCGGATCCGATGACCAATAGCCCGTATAAGAAATCGAATTCTAGAGAAACGCTGCCAGAATATGCCGATGCCAACAAAATAAAATACCTAATATCCGATTATTATGCTCTTGTTACCGAAGTCGATGATTGGATTGGTAAAATTTTGGACAAAGTTGACCAACTTGGATTAACCAATAATACGCTAATCATTTTCACCAGTGACCACGGCGAAAATTTGGGTGCTCACGGAATGCGTGAAAAAAATGTTTTTTACGAAGAAGCCGCACACGTTCCCACCTTGATCAGTTTCCCTGGCAAAATTGCCCCAAATACGGTTGTCGATGGCTATGTTTCGAATGTCGATTTGTTTGCGACCATCAATGACTATTTACAAATCCCAGAACAACCATCAGACGGTAAAAGTTTGCGCGGCCTTATCGAAGGCACGAATCCCAACCAAGGAAAATATGTGGTAACCGAATGGCATAGCGATCCTACAAAATGGCCGAGTTATATGATTGTAAAAGGCGATTGGAAAATGTTGATTCCGTCGACCGCTACTTCGACCGTTATCGATGCGCTGTACAATTTAAAAGACGATCCCTATGAAATGAATAATTTGATGGGCAGCAATCCGAATAAAAGCAATTATACCCAAAAAATAAATGAATTGCATACCGATTTGCTTACCTGGCTTAAGAAAAACAATTCGAAAAAATACGACGGAGTCCTGAACCGAAATTTGACTGGTACTCCACTCACGCTATCCACCGAAA is part of the Flavobacterium nackdongense genome and encodes:
- a CDS encoding sulfatase-like hydrolase/transferase; amino-acid sequence: MKSTKILSIAIILAAFVGLQNGRAQIAAGHKKPNVIIILTDDMGYGEISCYNKNQIQTPNIDRLANEGVRFTDFYVPTPYCAPSRASLLTGRFPLRHGMVENPAPDANINDIGLNSTEVTLGEAFQEADYKTKCIGKWHLGHKPEFSPLKHGFDEYYGMLYSNDMRPVQLIENNEIVEKTVDQRQLTQKYTSKALEFIDRNQKSPFFLYLAQAMPHKPLAASAPFFTDGNSKELYESVIRELDWSTGEIINKLAKLGILENTILIFMSDNGPWYGGNTGGFKGMKANNWEGGIRVPFIARYPKALPQGKTISTACSSLDIFPTLMALTQTKTNPSIKLDGQNILNIATGKSNSHAPIFSMKDTKIRTIRDGKWKLFLSKPDYFKEIDSEKWIDKRAPDGTTILAPFQQATPTDYPGAKPIQMEGEMLLFDLEKDPFESTNLIDKFPEIKENLIRKYNAFLNTMPKL
- a CDS encoding sulfatase-like hydrolase/transferase: MKSVRTYWKTLLLATFLLLVAKNYAQTTQKPNLLFIITDQQRYDAMSIAGNTILKTPNLDRLAKQGARFKNAYTPCAVCGPARASILTGRTVENHGILTNTEADSATPQSATIMPQKTFDQILTEQFGYKAEYYGKWHAPEFAANCYTNPIKVSKSGRSIFGSNGDIRFYKDNYLDLVFPKPAITSLKPNELYDTFTERPYVPNILDKRYGKTQAQVDASGTVYAQPDLHGVITIPDEQSLTAFRARQTMEALERLKNTNFSITASFHIPHAPMLPSKYYSDMYPISGLTAPVSISDPMTNSPYKKSNSRETLPEYADANKIKYLISDYYALVTEVDDWIGKILDKVDQLGLTNNTLIIFTSDHGENLGAHGMREKNVFYEEAAHVPTLISFPGKIAPNTVVDGYVSNVDLFATINDYLQIPEQPSDGKSLRGLIEGTNPNQGKYVVTEWHSDPTKWPSYMIVKGDWKMLIPSTATSTVIDALYNLKDDPYEMNNLMGSNPNKSNYTQKINELHTDLLTWLKKNNSKKYDGVLNRNLTGTPLTLSTESHQSRTCELKVFPNPTSKYLIIDSKTERIDGLEIYDSNGRLVYSEKTSFTGSKKIEIDLKPGIYLIKAKSDCYFAPQKIIIK